A stretch of the Balneola vulgaris DSM 17893 genome encodes the following:
- the porU gene encoding type IX secretion system sortase PorU, with protein MRIRHLHICSLFVVLTWSLPAFAQQVKVTATTPSFTDYEMVNEGYSILPPFQIQVPIINGSPAYKIIEQSARRVDRVVSNKEKLAMSLASDSSSIVEVSTPGWYRGQQVTQLLIHRARVGTENTSVTDRIKIRVFNAPTTRNQSQSNSKLNRYLPDAPFNQGIWYKIPITENNIYQIDADYLEELGVSLSTIDPKKIQLWGTDGYQLAELVGASRPTLQQIPIIVEGESDNRFDASDRILFYGNSPHQVQLENGEFSHSIHAYSDTNYVFLTIGNDDGQRLSAINTTLSPTATVSEFTDFIWLEEELRKAESKFKSGRYWLGQVIPFSQNNTSVSILDRTIPGLANSTTVKAEGRLYARSERLTTFDVALNSTDIFNRTTASLSSSNSSRGYNGNEGIAAQAVQFDETATVNTSDGRLNLSVEVTHRDSQSEAFVDFVRLTFNRALIAEDNRLLFYTTSSSDPATVVTFQLQGFTSTPLVFDVSDPDAPKLLEVQENGSSYSLNYHQNTGLTIIAQSDFPTPIMGEEIPDQNLMGITSYPENIIITSRALLGAASDLAQYRIQQGLPTLLVTQEQIFNEFSSGVTDPTAIRDFLKFLWERALMANEELPKYVLLFGDTSYDTKSIEQGALRNHVVTYQSVESISRTSTLGTDDYFAYMDDNEGDLRNGSTPNSYIMDLGVGRIPVQTSAEARAYIQKIKDYESRTHSGDWQNLFTFAADDDFPEPEINRDLHTINADVSAQMMESEEEGIRINKIYEFSYPVELTGAGRQVPEASKAFMDAVNEGTLVLNYSGHGNEQTLSDEELFVSQSISEFTNKNKLCILVTATCQFGRYDATNSQSGAEKFVLATNGGAIAAFTTTRIVYTSSTISSSNNFGLNIALSQRMAERNVDGSPKRLGDLMAQTKNSVLSSGGSRIGSSLNNKKFVLLGDPAIPFKLPSKKAVAQSVNGVDVVSNDTTITLRALDQVSITGAVYDENGNIDSNYNGISTVSIFDAPRKVQLPEREWNCTLNSDCSYEVERDLLFKGKSTVSNGLLNISMIIPKDISNADSAGRLVLYTQHENENSYAGGAFTSIKLMGENPNAVNDGKGPELDVYLNDEKFVNGNLVNDSPTLIIELEDESGINTTGTGVGHEIIATIDTNPEQTIVLNEFYEGNLDDFTGGRIEYPLDELPEGNYTLKVRAWDVHNNSNEKEIFFEVASQNILSVRNVYNYPNPMNNKTLFTFEHNAPGTPMDVSIKIYTLSGRPVQHIQQESIITSSSYASIPWNGLDRDYDRLGNGTYIYVLKVTADTPQGRKSIEKIEKLVIIR; from the coding sequence ATGAGAATCAGACATCTACATATTTGTAGCTTGTTTGTTGTGTTAACGTGGAGCCTACCAGCTTTCGCCCAACAGGTAAAAGTTACCGCAACAACGCCATCGTTTACCGACTATGAAATGGTAAACGAGGGTTATTCTATTCTGCCTCCCTTCCAAATTCAGGTACCTATCATCAATGGAAGTCCGGCTTATAAAATCATTGAGCAATCTGCCCGTAGAGTTGACAGAGTTGTAAGCAACAAAGAAAAATTAGCGATGTCGTTGGCTAGTGACTCATCTTCAATTGTTGAAGTAAGTACGCCGGGATGGTATAGAGGGCAACAAGTTACACAGTTACTCATCCATCGTGCACGTGTAGGAACTGAGAACACTTCAGTAACCGATCGTATTAAAATTCGTGTATTCAACGCTCCAACAACACGGAATCAAAGTCAGAGCAATTCTAAATTAAATCGTTACCTCCCCGACGCTCCATTCAACCAAGGTATCTGGTATAAAATCCCTATTACTGAAAACAACATCTACCAGATCGATGCCGACTATCTAGAAGAGCTGGGCGTTTCTCTTTCTACCATCGATCCAAAGAAAATTCAGCTCTGGGGAACCGATGGTTATCAATTAGCTGAACTTGTTGGTGCTAGCCGACCTACACTTCAACAAATTCCAATAATAGTAGAAGGTGAAAGCGATAACCGCTTTGATGCCTCTGATAGAATTCTTTTCTATGGGAATAGCCCCCATCAAGTACAGTTAGAGAATGGTGAGTTTTCACATTCCATTCATGCATATTCAGATACCAACTATGTTTTTCTAACTATTGGAAATGATGATGGGCAAAGATTGAGTGCCATCAATACAACTTTATCTCCTACAGCTACCGTATCTGAATTCACTGATTTCATCTGGTTGGAAGAAGAACTTCGTAAAGCAGAATCTAAATTTAAATCAGGGCGTTATTGGTTAGGGCAGGTTATTCCATTTAGTCAGAATAATACCTCCGTGAGTATTTTGGATCGCACTATTCCTGGCTTAGCAAATTCTACCACTGTAAAAGCCGAAGGTCGATTATATGCCCGCTCCGAACGGCTTACAACGTTTGATGTCGCCTTAAACTCTACAGATATATTTAATAGAACTACGGCGAGTTTATCATCATCCAACTCTTCCCGAGGATATAACGGTAACGAAGGAATCGCTGCCCAAGCTGTTCAGTTTGATGAAACAGCAACCGTTAATACTAGTGATGGTCGATTAAACTTAAGTGTGGAAGTAACCCATAGAGATTCTCAAAGCGAAGCATTTGTAGACTTTGTTCGATTAACATTCAATCGTGCATTGATAGCTGAAGACAATAGACTTTTATTTTATACCACTTCAAGTTCGGATCCTGCAACGGTTGTGACTTTTCAACTTCAAGGCTTCACAAGTACTCCCTTAGTTTTTGACGTTAGTGATCCCGACGCACCTAAGCTTTTAGAAGTACAAGAAAATGGTTCGAGTTATAGCCTCAATTATCATCAGAATACAGGGCTGACTATCATTGCACAATCAGACTTTCCGACTCCTATTATGGGAGAAGAAATTCCTGATCAAAATTTAATGGGAATCACGAGCTACCCAGAAAACATCATTATCACCTCCAGAGCATTACTAGGTGCTGCATCAGACTTAGCTCAATATCGAATTCAGCAAGGCCTGCCTACCCTTTTGGTAACTCAAGAACAGATTTTCAATGAGTTTTCAAGCGGAGTTACCGACCCAACTGCTATTCGGGATTTCCTAAAATTTCTTTGGGAACGCGCACTAATGGCTAATGAAGAGCTTCCGAAATATGTACTACTATTCGGTGATACCTCTTATGACACCAAATCTATAGAACAAGGCGCACTCCGTAACCATGTAGTTACTTATCAAAGTGTAGAATCTATAAGTAGAACTAGCACCCTAGGCACGGATGATTACTTCGCATATATGGATGACAATGAAGGTGATTTGCGGAATGGATCTACTCCTAATTCTTACATCATGGATTTAGGTGTGGGAAGGATTCCGGTTCAAACAAGTGCTGAAGCCCGAGCTTACATTCAAAAAATTAAAGATTATGAAAGCCGTACTCACTCTGGTGATTGGCAAAACCTGTTTACGTTCGCAGCAGACGATGATTTCCCAGAACCAGAAATAAATCGAGACTTACATACCATCAATGCGGATGTGTCGGCACAAATGATGGAAAGTGAAGAGGAAGGCATCCGAATAAATAAGATTTATGAATTCTCTTATCCTGTAGAGCTAACGGGTGCAGGTCGCCAAGTACCTGAAGCAAGCAAAGCCTTCATGGATGCAGTTAATGAAGGTACATTGGTACTCAATTACTCGGGCCATGGAAATGAGCAGACTTTATCGGATGAAGAGCTTTTTGTGTCACAATCCATTTCTGAGTTCACCAATAAAAACAAATTATGCATTTTGGTTACAGCCACCTGCCAATTCGGAAGGTATGATGCTACAAATAGCCAATCAGGTGCCGAAAAATTTGTATTAGCCACCAACGGCGGGGCTATAGCCGCCTTTACAACTACCCGAATTGTATATACCAGCTCAACAATCAGTTCATCAAATAACTTTGGATTAAATATTGCACTCTCGCAACGAATGGCTGAACGGAATGTAGACGGAAGCCCAAAAAGACTGGGAGATTTGATGGCTCAAACTAAGAATTCTGTTCTTAGCTCAGGAGGCTCACGCATTGGGTCATCACTCAATAACAAAAAATTTGTATTACTAGGTGACCCAGCCATCCCTTTCAAACTGCCATCGAAGAAAGCTGTTGCCCAATCCGTAAATGGGGTTGATGTCGTATCTAATGATACAACCATCACTTTAAGGGCTCTTGATCAAGTTTCAATTACTGGGGCTGTTTATGATGAAAATGGAAATATCGACAGCAATTACAATGGAATTAGCACGGTTTCAATATTTGATGCACCACGCAAAGTTCAACTACCTGAACGTGAATGGAATTGCACATTGAATTCTGATTGTAGCTATGAAGTAGAGAGAGACCTGTTATTCAAAGGTAAATCGACAGTGAGCAATGGCCTATTAAATATATCGATGATTATCCCTAAGGATATCAGTAATGCCGACTCAGCTGGGCGCCTTGTGCTTTATACTCAACATGAAAATGAGAATAGTTACGCGGGTGGGGCTTTTACTTCCATTAAGCTTATGGGTGAAAACCCTAATGCTGTAAATGATGGCAAGGGTCCAGAATTAGATGTTTATCTCAACGATGAGAAATTTGTAAATGGAAATCTAGTCAATGATAGCCCTACACTTATTATTGAACTTGAAGATGAATCAGGAATAAATACTACAGGAACAGGAGTAGGACATGAAATAATTGCTACTATCGATACTAATCCCGAACAAACTATAGTTCTCAACGAATTTTACGAAGGGAACTTAGATGATTTCACTGGGGGACGTATCGAGTACCCTTTGGATGAACTTCCAGAAGGTAATTACACACTTAAAGTTCGAGCTTGGGATGTGCATAACAACTCAAATGAAAAGGAAATTTTCTTTGAGGTAGCCTCTCAAAATATTCTATCGGTTAGGAACGTATACAACTATCCGAATCCGATGAATAATAAAACCTTGTTTACGTTCGAACATAATGCTCCTGGAACGCCAATGGATGTATCCATAAAAATTTACACCCTTAGTGGGCGCCCAGTACAGCATATCCAGCAAGAATCAATTATTACATCCAGTTCTTATGCCAGTATTCCATGGAATGGCCTTGACAGGGATTATGATCGCCTGGGTAACGGTACTTATATTTATGTGCTTAAAGTTACGGCAGACACCCCTCAAGGAAGAAAATCAATCGAAAAAATCGAAAAGCTTGTAATCATTAGGTAG
- the porV gene encoding type IX secretion system outer membrane channel protein PorV, with protein MKKTLIGLAVALLVIFPATVFSQVGITGVPFLQIEPDSRGAGMGNTGVGIADNAAALFWNPAGLAFQRDNQASITHSNWLANFNVSDLFYDYVVVKQYVEGIGTIGAHLTYLNLGEQAQTGESPDVISRFNSYELALGLSYGTEVNKNLALGGSLRLIYSSLASGTTVSQQEVNPGSSVGVDIAMLYKSNPFDLGSSDAIASFGINLSNLGPGIQYSDNAQKDPIPTLLRFGPAINIGLDEDRINEITVAVDITKVMARKEAYEVQSGDSTVTEYRSVGPLKALVESWSTYKPIDPNSGQTTTVTLLQQFMIGAGMEYWYDKRFSLRGGYYYEDPNNGDREYITFGAGLRINKFGVDFSYIKTLESEHPLANTLRFSVLLNY; from the coding sequence ATGAAAAAGACTTTAATCGGATTAGCAGTAGCCCTGTTGGTAATATTTCCAGCTACTGTTTTTTCACAAGTAGGTATCACAGGGGTTCCCTTTCTTCAAATTGAACCCGATTCAAGAGGTGCTGGTATGGGTAACACAGGAGTGGGTATTGCTGATAATGCAGCCGCTCTTTTCTGGAACCCAGCAGGACTCGCCTTTCAACGTGATAACCAAGCAAGCATCACTCACTCAAATTGGCTCGCAAATTTTAACGTAAGCGATCTCTTCTACGATTATGTAGTAGTTAAGCAGTATGTAGAAGGAATCGGAACCATAGGTGCTCATCTAACCTATTTGAACTTAGGTGAACAAGCTCAAACTGGTGAAAGTCCTGATGTGATTTCTCGATTCAACAGTTATGAACTCGCATTAGGCCTCTCTTATGGTACTGAGGTAAATAAAAACCTTGCGTTAGGAGGTAGTTTACGCCTCATTTATTCAAGTTTAGCCAGTGGAACCACGGTTTCTCAACAAGAAGTGAATCCAGGTTCTAGTGTGGGTGTAGACATTGCCATGCTCTATAAGTCAAACCCATTTGATTTAGGGTCTTCTGATGCCATTGCAAGTTTCGGTATCAACCTTTCAAATTTAGGCCCTGGAATTCAGTACTCCGACAACGCTCAAAAGGATCCAATTCCAACACTGTTGCGCTTCGGACCTGCCATAAATATTGGACTAGACGAAGACCGTATTAACGAGATAACCGTAGCAGTTGATATCACGAAAGTAATGGCTCGAAAAGAGGCTTATGAAGTACAAAGTGGAGATTCGACAGTAACGGAATACCGCTCTGTTGGTCCTTTAAAAGCACTAGTTGAATCATGGAGTACGTACAAACCAATTGATCCTAATTCGGGGCAAACTACTACGGTTACTTTACTTCAGCAGTTTATGATTGGTGCTGGGATGGAGTACTGGTATGATAAGCGTTTCTCACTCCGAGGTGGTTACTACTACGAAGATCCAAACAATGGTGATCGTGAGTATATCACCTTTGGTGCTGGTTTAAGGATTAATAAATTTGGGGTCGATTTCAGTTATATAAAAACCCTTGAATCTGAACATCCTTTGGCAAACACACTTCGCTTTAGTGTACTCTTGAATTATTAA
- a CDS encoding T9SS type A sorting domain-containing protein encodes MLVIGMLFLFTASTVGQNSSIQRSHSLQPFSKPATTSIPTTGTLNVVAVMVEFQPDSNELTSGIGTFGPGGIPYLESSPTNIDPLPHNQSYFEAHLAFAANYFNRVSDGQLSINYQVLPQVYTLDKKMEEYSPTGETFTYHKLAQLTLDTWNAVEAEGGFDATGLDPDETAFIIFHAGVGRDIELIGTSLDITPQDIPSITLRKEDLGQLFDDPNFEGIPVNGGSFRITNSLILPRTESRRGEDIQENEVVLPLSINGLLCASIGSHLGLPDLFNIENGESGIGRFGLMDGASIFAYNGLFPPAPSAWEKTYLGWETPFLINTSTPNPISLPAASLAQPNSIAKLELSSSEYFLVENRHRDPEEDGVVITIQKPSGAIIQQSFTNQNEDFVFQTSEFDAQFESGVVIDVDNFDWALPGGLDIGSDNEAGTADDRNLNGGILIWHIDEAVLNTNLAQDLGVNQNDSRRGVDLEEADGSQDIGKPLDGALDNSAAFGSPFDFWWDGNDARVVNQGNTIQLYKNEFSRTSTPSNASNTGAIQPFKLTNFSENQAIATFHIEEQNLDDLLYTHLELPQIDANFRAKRSLHTESYPLSVSLYITQTDSFLVLNSTSSIELLHLNDVNQEVYSIPIGSTQQVLTGQQLIVAQDPSLFSPISISAYDWNPITPSFDEVWTNTSAPNFGFMSSQNGDSLFLDFTSNAFDFNDGSILSNSVSPTFKSEVHQNEYAFIQGPEVRFSSPALPTYLHNGINRNYVGTIKTNGSNFYYILTDERLTLVNPLLSDPFVSIFESDTINWPAISEDLEFFLVDQQSNALIGINKNGAILDHFPITAPKTFKFTGTPLLADLNGDNEQELLVTATDDYSLNILAYSKSGDMLEGFPLYVGEINSKQTPLHPIIVDNTLYAISEDGDIKGWEFTSLTTSEWSSMYGKNRFNKVSATATISDEPSTVFNVLNKAETYNWPNPANEFTHIRYETKDMGEVEINIINQTGQRVFSQKIKTLGGAPEEIEINTSSWGNGAYYAMVQATVNGKKESKLIKIAVIH; translated from the coding sequence ATGTTAGTAATAGGCATGCTCTTTTTATTTACTGCATCTACTGTGGGGCAGAATTCTTCTATTCAACGAAGTCATTCATTACAACCATTTTCTAAACCAGCCACTACATCAATCCCTACTACAGGCACCTTAAACGTAGTTGCTGTGATGGTTGAATTTCAGCCCGACTCCAACGAATTGACCTCGGGAATTGGAACTTTTGGGCCGGGTGGAATCCCCTATTTAGAAAGTAGCCCAACAAATATTGATCCCCTTCCCCATAATCAATCCTATTTTGAGGCTCATCTCGCTTTTGCGGCCAACTACTTTAATCGTGTATCAGATGGGCAGCTTTCGATTAACTACCAGGTACTTCCTCAAGTCTACACATTGGATAAGAAAATGGAAGAGTATTCACCGACCGGTGAGACATTTACTTATCACAAATTAGCTCAGCTTACCTTAGACACTTGGAATGCTGTTGAAGCAGAAGGTGGATTTGATGCTACAGGTTTAGATCCTGATGAAACCGCATTTATCATATTCCATGCTGGTGTAGGTCGTGATATTGAACTTATTGGAACTTCCCTAGATATCACACCACAAGACATCCCTTCTATCACCCTACGTAAAGAAGACTTAGGGCAACTTTTTGATGACCCAAATTTCGAGGGCATTCCTGTAAATGGAGGTTCCTTTAGAATCACCAACTCACTTATTCTACCCCGTACTGAATCACGCCGAGGTGAAGACATTCAAGAGAACGAAGTAGTGCTACCACTGTCAATAAATGGGTTGTTATGTGCATCCATTGGAAGTCATCTTGGGCTACCCGATTTATTCAACATTGAAAATGGGGAATCTGGAATTGGTCGTTTTGGCTTAATGGACGGTGCAAGCATTTTTGCCTACAATGGTCTTTTTCCTCCTGCACCATCCGCTTGGGAAAAAACATATTTAGGATGGGAAACTCCATTTCTAATTAATACGTCAACCCCAAATCCCATTTCACTTCCAGCTGCAAGTTTAGCTCAACCAAACAGTATTGCTAAACTTGAACTTTCCTCTTCTGAATACTTCTTAGTTGAAAACCGACACCGTGACCCCGAAGAGGATGGCGTAGTTATAACTATCCAAAAGCCCTCCGGTGCCATCATTCAACAAAGCTTTACCAACCAAAATGAAGACTTTGTATTTCAGACCTCCGAATTTGACGCCCAATTTGAATCAGGGGTAGTGATTGATGTTGACAATTTTGACTGGGCATTACCTGGAGGTTTAGACATTGGCAGCGATAATGAAGCAGGAACTGCAGATGATCGAAACCTCAATGGTGGGATACTTATTTGGCATATCGATGAAGCCGTATTGAATACAAATTTAGCACAAGACCTTGGTGTAAACCAAAATGACAGTCGTAGAGGTGTTGATTTAGAAGAAGCAGATGGTTCGCAAGATATTGGTAAGCCTTTAGATGGAGCCCTCGATAATAGTGCTGCGTTTGGTTCCCCATTTGATTTTTGGTGGGATGGAAATGATGCACGAGTCGTCAATCAAGGAAATACCATTCAGCTGTATAAAAATGAATTTAGCCGAACGAGTACACCTAGTAATGCAAGCAACACTGGGGCTATTCAGCCATTTAAACTCACTAACTTTTCCGAGAACCAAGCTATTGCCACCTTCCACATTGAAGAGCAAAACCTCGATGACCTTTTATATACTCATTTAGAACTCCCACAAATCGACGCGAATTTTAGAGCAAAGCGTTCCCTACATACCGAATCATATCCATTAAGCGTAAGCCTATATATTACTCAAACCGATTCATTTCTTGTACTGAATAGTACCTCATCAATAGAGTTACTTCATCTGAATGATGTAAACCAAGAGGTATATTCCATACCAATTGGTTCCACTCAGCAGGTTTTAACTGGGCAACAGCTTATTGTAGCACAAGACCCCTCCCTCTTTTCGCCTATTTCAATATCCGCTTATGATTGGAATCCGATAACCCCATCATTTGATGAAGTTTGGACAAATACATCTGCACCAAATTTTGGATTCATGAGTAGCCAGAACGGAGACTCACTCTTTTTAGATTTCACTTCCAATGCCTTCGATTTCAATGATGGTAGCATTCTAAGTAATAGTGTATCACCTACTTTCAAGTCTGAAGTTCACCAAAATGAGTATGCTTTTATTCAGGGACCTGAGGTACGTTTCAGTAGCCCAGCCCTGCCAACCTATTTACACAATGGCATCAACCGGAATTATGTTGGTACTATCAAAACAAACGGCAGTAATTTCTATTACATCTTAACCGACGAGCGATTAACCTTGGTGAATCCTTTGTTATCGGATCCCTTCGTATCCATTTTTGAATCTGATACAATCAATTGGCCTGCCATCAGTGAAGACCTCGAATTTTTTCTTGTTGATCAACAATCCAATGCATTGATTGGAATAAATAAGAATGGTGCCATTTTAGATCACTTCCCCATCACTGCGCCGAAGACCTTTAAATTTACAGGTACCCCATTACTTGCAGACCTGAATGGAGATAATGAACAAGAGTTGTTAGTAACAGCTACTGATGATTATTCATTGAATATTCTAGCCTACTCAAAATCTGGAGATATGCTCGAAGGATTTCCATTATATGTAGGAGAAATTAATTCTAAACAAACACCTCTCCATCCTATCATAGTTGACAATACACTATATGCCATAAGTGAAGATGGTGATATTAAAGGATGGGAGTTTACTTCGTTAACTACCTCAGAATGGTCATCTATGTATGGTAAGAATCGCTTTAATAAAGTCTCCGCTACGGCTACCATTTCAGATGAACCGAGCACTGTATTTAATGTTCTGAACAAAGCTGAAACGTATAACTGGCCAAATCCAGCTAATGAATTCACTCATATCCGATATGAAACCAAAGATATGGGTGAAGTGGAAATCAACATCATCAACCAAACTGGGCAACGTGTTTTTTCACAAAAAATAAAAACGCTTGGTGGGGCTCCCGAAGAAATAGAAATTAATACCTCTAGTTGGGGAAACGGTGCGTACTATGCTATGGTGCAGGCTACCGTGAACGGTAAGAAGGAATCGAAACTCATCAAAATAGCGGTGATTCACTGA